Proteins encoded within one genomic window of Streptomyces sp. NBC_01314:
- a CDS encoding MraY family glycosyltransferase → MLYGILAAASALLLTAVLSAAVRAPALRLGVVERRRGRRVPLLGGVAVMAGVGAVAWVGEWSGVAPLGDEAGWLIVVGAGLGLLGLVGDVWRLPAVMGAAGVVVAAALVVPYRELGVLGGVSGVAWILLVVHGFKGMARSDGALGVVGAVTAFGLSGCAAAEVMDGLATLFSVLAAALTGFLMHNWPPARIVLGTCGALFVGFVLAGGVLHVYAVGYGAGVGAPFTLTAVATADVVLVLVSRKRAGRELWRGGPDHLAHRLRRIGLTPPGVVVVLGLAAAGSAGVGLAVHMLWTEPRSAWWVAGATGVVVLGMLFVPVGPPRSALASASAHATRSMPPAARRPQSTAARPAPTGVHRAPATRPIPGGRAAPGPSPRPQRLRRQEAAGLGRRGWVG, encoded by the coding sequence GTGCTGTACGGAATCCTTGCCGCTGCCTCCGCCCTGTTGCTGACCGCCGTGCTCTCGGCGGCCGTACGCGCGCCCGCGCTGCGGCTGGGGGTCGTGGAGCGGCGGCGCGGGCGGCGGGTGCCGTTGCTCGGCGGAGTCGCGGTGATGGCCGGGGTGGGGGCCGTGGCGTGGGTGGGGGAGTGGAGCGGTGTTGCTCCGTTGGGGGACGAGGCCGGGTGGCTGATCGTCGTCGGGGCCGGGCTCGGGCTGCTCGGGCTGGTCGGTGACGTGTGGCGGCTCCCCGCGGTGATGGGGGCGGCGGGGGTGGTCGTCGCCGCCGCGCTGGTCGTGCCGTACCGCGAACTCGGCGTGCTGGGCGGGGTGTCGGGGGTTGCCTGGATCTTGCTCGTGGTGCACGGGTTCAAGGGGATGGCGCGTTCCGACGGGGCGCTCGGGGTGGTCGGGGCGGTCACCGCGTTCGGCTTGAGCGGGTGTGCGGCGGCCGAGGTCATGGACGGTCTGGCGACGCTGTTCAGCGTGCTGGCGGCCGCGCTCACCGGGTTCCTGATGCATAACTGGCCGCCCGCGCGGATCGTGCTCGGCACCTGCGGGGCCCTCTTCGTGGGCTTCGTGCTCGCGGGCGGCGTGCTGCATGTGTACGCCGTCGGGTACGGGGCCGGTGTCGGGGCGCCCTTCACCCTCACGGCCGTGGCGACCGCCGACGTCGTCCTCGTACTCGTGTCGCGGAAGCGCGCGGGGCGGGAACTGTGGCGGGGCGGGCCCGACCATCTCGCGCACCGGCTGCGGCGGATCGGTCTCACGCCACCGGGGGTGGTGGTCGTGCTGGGGCTCGCCGCGGCGGGCTCCGCCGGGGTCGGGCTCGCCGTCCACATGCTGTGGACGGAGCCGCGCTCCGCGTGGTGGGTGGCGGGGGCGACCGGGGTGGTCGTACTCGGGATGCTCTTCGTGCCGGTGGGCCCGCCCCGCTCCGCCCTTGCCTCGGCCTCTGCCCATGCCACCCGCTCGATGCCGCCCGCCGCCCGCCGCCCCCAGTCCACCGCCGCCCGGCCTGCCCCCACGGGCGTCCACCGTGCCCCCGCCACCCGCCCCATCCCGGGAGGCCGCGCCGCCCCCGGCCCGTCGCCCCGGCCGCAACGCCTCCGCCGGCAGGAGGCGGCGGGGCTGGGGCGGCGGGGGTGGGTGGGGTAG
- a CDS encoding heterodisulfide reductase-related iron-sulfur binding cluster produces the protein MQLAAIIVSLVLTVVGVALIARAVAQIYRFVKLGQPVPAGSRTDDPKARSITLAKEFLGHTRMNRWGIVGFAHWFVAIGFLTLPPTLAQAYGQLFQADWTLPVIGGFLPFEMYIEFIGVMTILGILVLIAIRLLNLPSRAGRKSRFAGSKAWQAYFVEYVILTIGVAIYVLRGLEGAIHHVDHYEAGYFASYPLVLAFKDIDPSTLQNLVYFVAMIKIGVSLIWMITVSLNTNMGVAWHRFLGFPNIWFKRNADGATALGGLQPMTSGGKPIDFTDPGDDDVFGVSQVEQFSWKGILDFSTCTECGRCQSQCPAWNTGKPLSPKLLIMSLRDHAHAKAPYLLAGGGKNAEGEEKASAEQLKDVPAAALAEAERPLIGTVEENGVIDPDVLWSCTTCGACVEQCPVDIEHVDHIVDMRRYQVMIESAFPSEAGTMLKNLEKKGNPWGLAKKQRLEWLKEVEFEVPVVGKDIEDLSEVEYLYWVGCAGALEDRAKKTTKAFAELLHMAGVKFAIMGGDEKCTGDSARRLGNEPLFQELGMENVAALNMAFGEDDEDESTRKPKSAKKIVATCPHCLNTIGNEYPQLGGDYEVIHHTQLLQHLIDEGKLIPVTPVEGLITYHDPCYLGRHNKIYTPPREIMSAVPGLRQQEMHRHKERGFCCGAGGARMWMEERIGKRINNERVDEALSLNPDIVSTACPFCLVMLTDSVNGKKNEGKAKESITVVDVAQLLLESVKTPVPDDDEPPAGTTEAETEPEPQPVK, from the coding sequence ATGCAACTCGCCGCGATCATCGTGTCGCTGGTCCTGACCGTGGTCGGCGTTGCGCTCATCGCCCGAGCCGTGGCGCAGATCTACCGGTTCGTGAAGCTCGGTCAGCCCGTACCGGCGGGCAGCCGTACGGACGACCCGAAGGCGCGCTCGATCACCCTGGCCAAGGAGTTCCTCGGCCACACCCGGATGAACCGGTGGGGGATCGTCGGCTTCGCCCACTGGTTCGTCGCGATCGGCTTCCTGACGCTGCCGCCGACCCTCGCCCAGGCGTACGGCCAGCTGTTCCAGGCGGACTGGACGCTGCCGGTGATCGGCGGCTTCCTGCCGTTCGAGATGTACATCGAGTTCATCGGTGTGATGACGATCCTCGGCATCCTCGTGCTGATCGCCATCCGGCTGCTCAACCTGCCCTCACGGGCCGGCCGCAAGTCGCGTTTCGCGGGCTCCAAGGCCTGGCAGGCGTACTTCGTCGAGTACGTCATCCTCACCATCGGCGTCGCGATCTACGTACTGCGCGGTCTTGAGGGCGCCATCCACCACGTGGACCACTACGAGGCCGGGTACTTCGCCTCGTACCCGCTGGTCCTCGCCTTCAAGGACATCGACCCGTCGACGCTCCAGAACCTGGTGTACTTCGTCGCGATGATCAAGATCGGCGTCTCGCTGATCTGGATGATCACGGTCTCGCTGAACACCAACATGGGTGTCGCCTGGCACCGCTTCCTCGGCTTCCCGAACATCTGGTTCAAGCGCAACGCCGATGGTGCGACGGCCCTCGGCGGCCTCCAGCCCATGACGTCGGGCGGCAAGCCAATTGACTTCACCGACCCCGGTGACGACGACGTCTTCGGTGTCTCCCAGGTCGAGCAGTTCTCCTGGAAGGGCATCCTCGACTTCTCCACCTGTACCGAGTGCGGTCGCTGTCAGTCGCAGTGCCCGGCCTGGAACACCGGCAAGCCGCTGTCCCCCAAGCTGCTGATCATGTCGCTGCGGGACCACGCGCACGCCAAGGCCCCCTACCTCCTCGCCGGTGGCGGCAAGAACGCGGAGGGCGAGGAGAAGGCCTCCGCCGAGCAGCTCAAGGACGTGCCCGCCGCGGCTCTCGCCGAGGCCGAGCGGCCGCTGATCGGGACCGTCGAGGAGAACGGCGTCATCGACCCCGACGTCCTGTGGTCCTGCACGACCTGCGGTGCCTGCGTCGAGCAGTGCCCCGTCGACATCGAGCACGTCGACCACATCGTCGACATGCGCCGCTACCAGGTGATGATCGAGTCCGCGTTCCCGTCCGAGGCGGGCACGATGCTCAAGAACCTGGAGAAGAAGGGCAACCCCTGGGGCCTGGCGAAGAAGCAGCGCCTGGAGTGGCTCAAGGAGGTCGAGTTCGAGGTCCCGGTCGTCGGCAAGGACATCGAGGACCTCTCCGAGGTCGAGTACCTGTACTGGGTCGGCTGCGCCGGCGCCCTGGAGGACCGCGCCAAGAAGACCACCAAGGCCTTCGCGGAACTCCTCCACATGGCCGGCGTCAAGTTCGCCATCATGGGCGGCGACGAGAAGTGCACCGGTGACTCCGCCCGCCGCCTCGGCAACGAGCCCCTGTTCCAGGAACTCGGCATGGAGAACGTCGCCGCGCTGAACATGGCCTTCGGCGAGGACGACGAGGACGAGTCGACCAGGAAGCCGAAGTCGGCCAAGAAGATCGTCGCGACCTGCCCGCACTGCCTCAACACGATCGGCAACGAGTACCCGCAGCTCGGCGGCGACTACGAGGTCATCCACCACACCCAGCTGCTCCAGCACCTGATCGACGAGGGCAAGCTGATCCCGGTGACCCCGGTCGAGGGCCTGATCACCTACCACGACCCCTGCTACCTGGGCCGTCACAACAAGATCTACACGCCCCCGCGCGAGATCATGTCCGCCGTCCCGGGCCTGCGTCAGCAGGAGATGCACCGCCACAAGGAGCGCGGCTTCTGCTGCGGCGCCGGTGGCGCGCGGATGTGGATGGAGGAGCGGATCGGCAAGCGCATCAACAACGAGCGCGTCGACGAAGCCCTCTCCCTCAACCCGGACATCGTCTCCACGGCCTGCCCGTTCTGCCTCGTCATGCTGACCGACTCGGTCAACGGCAAGAAGAACGAAGGCAAGGCCAAGGAGTCCATCACGGTCGTCGACGTCGCCCAGCTGCTGCTGGAGTCCGTGAAGACGCCCGTCCCGGACGACGACGAGCCTCCGGCGGGCACGACGGAGGCAGAGACCGAGCCGGAGCCGCAGCCGGTGAAGTAG
- a CDS encoding DUF6281 family protein encodes MNGTRVRIALAALVTLTMVPLAVGCAALETGGTSSASCVFAVDYDDRVYLDAGKVDHTLGAEVGTARDSVCDDTGGGEEDQVPAEDLTVYAAYAIKGIDSKDAIAVRESPGDEVRVVIHAIEDEGLKVAVERIFGKDERAGGGDGKDKGDQSGKGDDNDMVHEPGDGGGDGDGDGDVSGIAGALDEEPEDGADAGGDDSGDSGSGVSPGKCVLVVEYGKDSYFNRGDAEIELGAEVGTARAVPCGDTPGEVDTTAEPATFEAYAIKGLDPADAIAIRFSADEEPFLMVRMADDLPPEVEELLPAEER; translated from the coding sequence ATGAACGGTACCCGTGTACGGATCGCCCTGGCCGCCCTGGTCACCTTGACGATGGTCCCCCTGGCCGTCGGGTGCGCGGCACTGGAGACAGGCGGTACGAGTTCGGCCTCGTGCGTGTTCGCCGTGGACTACGACGACCGGGTGTACCTCGATGCGGGCAAGGTCGACCACACCCTCGGCGCCGAGGTGGGCACCGCACGGGACTCGGTCTGCGACGACACGGGCGGTGGCGAGGAGGACCAGGTACCGGCCGAGGACCTGACCGTCTACGCGGCGTACGCCATCAAGGGCATCGACAGCAAGGACGCGATCGCGGTCCGCGAGTCACCGGGGGACGAGGTGCGTGTCGTGATCCACGCGATCGAGGACGAAGGCCTGAAGGTGGCGGTCGAGCGGATCTTCGGGAAGGACGAGCGGGCCGGCGGGGGCGACGGCAAGGACAAGGGTGACCAAAGCGGCAAGGGTGACGACAACGACATGGTGCATGAGCCTGGAGACGGCGGGGGAGACGGCGACGGCGACGGCGACGTGAGCGGCATCGCGGGCGCCCTTGACGAGGAGCCCGAAGACGGTGCCGACGCCGGCGGCGATGACAGTGGCGACAGCGGCAGCGGGGTGAGTCCGGGGAAGTGCGTGCTCGTCGTGGAGTACGGAAAGGACAGCTACTTCAACCGTGGCGACGCTGAGATCGAGTTGGGGGCCGAGGTGGGGACGGCCCGCGCGGTGCCCTGCGGCGACACACCCGGCGAGGTCGATACCACGGCCGAGCCGGCGACGTTCGAGGCGTACGCGATCAAGGGGCTGGACCCGGCCGACGCCATAGCGATCCGCTTCTCGGCGGACGAGGAGCCGTTCCTCATGGTGCGCATGGCCGACGACCTGCCGCCGGAGGTCGAGGAACTGCTCCCGGCCGAGGAGCGGTGA
- a CDS encoding FG-GAP and VCBS repeat-containing protein produces MHKHPRLALATASAAALTGGLLTFSAATTATAADSVHHPVADFNDDGYGDIAYSAAVATVDGKTYAGQIVALYGSASGVTSTNRTTISQNTPGIPDSAEQGDSFGGVSAYGDFDGDGFDDLAVSASLEDTGGTRDTGTVVIVWGSSSGLSGGTTLADPAPSRHGGWGKSLAAGDFDGDGTEDLAVGTASSTIHVFSGGIGRSGKAGGGYTVKAPIRSEEFTGALNLTAGDVDGDRRTDLIVNGIVTGGEWRWNVNYYVPGTASGLSVASARKLKPGIVSGIGDINGDGFGDIVTGQEWDPTDDPDVLSAPESVTGGKANITYGSAGGPVTATATAVTQDTGNVPGASEPGDSFGFELSLGDINGDGFQDLVVATSDENLKGVVDAGAVTVLYGSASGLDTDSGSQYFAQSTAGVPGANEIYDHFGSEVKLTDVTGDGKADLTVGRAGENGGNGSVVYLPSNGTKITTTGTRSISPSSVGVSTHASPNFGGEAAN; encoded by the coding sequence ATGCACAAGCACCCGCGACTCGCCCTCGCCACGGCCTCCGCGGCCGCGCTGACCGGCGGTCTGCTCACCTTCTCGGCCGCGACGACCGCGACGGCGGCCGACTCGGTGCACCACCCCGTGGCCGACTTCAACGACGACGGGTACGGCGATATCGCGTACTCGGCCGCCGTCGCCACGGTGGACGGCAAGACGTACGCCGGCCAGATCGTCGCCCTGTACGGCTCGGCCAGCGGCGTGACATCCACGAACCGCACCACGATCAGCCAGAACACGCCCGGCATCCCCGACAGCGCCGAGCAGGGCGACAGCTTCGGCGGGGTCAGCGCGTACGGCGACTTCGACGGCGACGGCTTCGACGACCTCGCCGTGTCCGCGTCCCTGGAGGACACCGGCGGCACGAGGGACACCGGCACGGTCGTGATCGTGTGGGGTTCGTCGAGCGGCCTGTCCGGCGGTACGACGCTGGCGGACCCGGCGCCCTCCCGCCACGGCGGCTGGGGCAAGTCGCTGGCCGCGGGCGACTTCGACGGCGACGGCACGGAGGACCTGGCGGTCGGCACCGCGTCGAGCACGATCCATGTGTTCAGTGGCGGCATCGGCAGGTCAGGCAAGGCCGGCGGCGGTTACACCGTCAAGGCACCCATCAGGTCCGAGGAGTTCACGGGCGCGCTCAACCTCACCGCGGGCGACGTCGACGGCGACCGGCGGACCGACCTGATCGTCAACGGCATCGTGACCGGCGGCGAGTGGCGCTGGAACGTCAACTACTACGTGCCCGGCACGGCCTCCGGTCTGTCCGTCGCCTCCGCCCGGAAGCTGAAGCCCGGCATCGTCAGCGGCATCGGCGACATCAACGGCGACGGCTTCGGCGACATCGTGACCGGCCAGGAGTGGGACCCGACCGACGACCCCGACGTGCTGTCCGCACCCGAGTCCGTCACCGGCGGCAAGGCCAACATCACCTACGGCTCGGCCGGCGGCCCGGTCACGGCCACGGCCACCGCGGTGACCCAGGACACCGGCAACGTACCCGGCGCCTCCGAGCCCGGCGACAGCTTCGGCTTCGAACTGTCGCTGGGCGACATCAACGGCGACGGCTTCCAGGACCTGGTGGTCGCCACGTCCGACGAGAACCTGAAGGGTGTCGTCGACGCGGGCGCGGTGACGGTCCTCTACGGCTCGGCCTCCGGCCTGGACACCGACTCCGGCTCCCAGTACTTCGCCCAGTCCACGGCCGGTGTCCCCGGCGCGAACGAGATCTACGACCACTTCGGCTCCGAGGTGAAGCTCACCGACGTCACGGGCGACGGCAAGGCGGACCTGACGGTCGGCAGGGCCGGCGAGAACGGCGGCAACGGCTCGGTGGTCTACCTGCCCTCCAACGGCACGAAGATCACGACGACCGGCACACGTTCCATCTCCCCGTCCTCCGTGGGCGTGTCGACGCACGCCTCGCCGAACTTCGGCGGCGAGGCGGCCAACTGA
- a CDS encoding FG-GAP-like repeat-containing protein codes for MRKHLRLALATASAVALTGGLLTFSAATATAADSVHHPVADFNGDGFGDVAYSAGGASVGGKTAAGQVVALYGSANGVTSTKRTTISQNTTGVPGDAEANDWFGWSTAYGDYNGDGFDDLAVSAPDEDVSGDTDGGTVLIVWGSAKGLSGATTIKDLAPSSHDQWGKSLASGDFDGDGTEDLAIGNTSNLVYIVGDGITKSGSLGDQYGIKMDIRSGKGTGAVMLTAGDTNGDKRTDLVVDGYEIDGDWGYNTNWYVPGAADGLGADGGDRELRRGVITGIGDVNGDGFGDVVTGQDWDPSKDGSEPSVPDSSTGGKVHIIYGSADGPTTTVAVTQNSGNVPGSSERGDFFGSELSLGDINGDGMADLVVGSPGENLGGVVNTGALTVLYGSASGVNTTSGLQYFAQSTAGVPGSDEKDDLLGGEVKLTDVTGDGRADLTAGSYGENDYNGSLLYLPSNGTKITTTGARSIAPSAVGVSTTGQPVFGSNAAN; via the coding sequence ATGCGCAAGCACCTGAGACTCGCCCTCGCGACGGCCTCCGCGGTCGCGCTGACCGGCGGTCTGCTCACCTTCTCGGCCGCGACGGCGACGGCGGCCGACTCGGTCCACCACCCCGTGGCCGACTTCAACGGCGACGGCTTCGGCGACGTCGCGTACTCGGCGGGCGGGGCCTCCGTCGGCGGCAAGACAGCCGCCGGGCAGGTCGTCGCCCTGTACGGCTCTGCGAACGGCGTGACCTCGACCAAGCGCACGACCATCAGCCAGAACACGACCGGCGTGCCCGGCGACGCCGAGGCCAACGACTGGTTCGGCTGGTCCACCGCGTACGGCGACTACAACGGCGACGGTTTCGACGACCTCGCCGTGTCCGCGCCGGACGAGGACGTGTCCGGCGACACCGACGGCGGCACCGTCCTCATCGTGTGGGGCTCGGCCAAGGGCCTCTCCGGTGCCACCACCATCAAGGACCTGGCGCCCTCCTCGCACGACCAGTGGGGCAAGTCGCTCGCCTCGGGCGACTTCGACGGGGACGGCACCGAGGACCTGGCGATCGGCAACACGTCGAACCTCGTGTACATCGTCGGCGACGGCATCACCAAGTCCGGGTCGCTCGGCGACCAGTACGGCATCAAGATGGACATCCGCTCCGGCAAGGGCACGGGCGCGGTCATGCTCACCGCCGGCGACACCAACGGCGACAAGCGGACCGACCTGGTGGTCGACGGCTACGAGATCGACGGCGACTGGGGCTACAACACCAACTGGTACGTGCCGGGCGCGGCCGACGGCCTGGGTGCGGACGGCGGTGACCGGGAGCTGAGGCGCGGTGTCATCACCGGCATCGGCGACGTCAACGGCGACGGCTTCGGCGACGTGGTCACCGGTCAGGACTGGGACCCGTCCAAGGACGGCAGTGAGCCCAGCGTGCCCGACTCGTCCACCGGCGGCAAGGTCCACATCATCTACGGCTCCGCCGACGGCCCGACCACCACGGTCGCGGTGACGCAGAACAGCGGCAACGTGCCCGGCTCGTCCGAGCGCGGCGACTTCTTCGGCAGCGAGCTGTCGCTCGGCGACATCAACGGTGACGGGATGGCCGACCTGGTCGTCGGCTCGCCCGGCGAGAACCTCGGCGGTGTCGTCAACACCGGCGCGCTGACCGTCCTGTACGGCTCGGCCTCCGGCGTGAACACCACCTCCGGCCTCCAGTACTTCGCCCAGTCCACGGCCGGCGTCCCCGGCTCGGACGAGAAGGACGACCTGCTCGGCGGCGAGGTCAAGCTCACCGACGTCACCGGTGACGGCCGGGCGGACCTGACGGCCGGCTCGTACGGCGAGAACGACTACAACGGCTCGTTGCTCTACCTGCCCTCCAACGGCACGAAGATCACCACGACGGGCGCCCGCTCCATCGCCCCGTCCGCGGTCGGCGTCTCCACCACCGGCCAGCCGGTCTTCGGCTCGAACGCGGCCAACTGA
- a CDS encoding FG-GAP-like repeat-containing protein, whose amino-acid sequence MRTRSFLLAAGLTTGLLTALPGTASAAPAPSGLSGDFNGDGYRDLAIAASIAKVSGKTGAGYVAVVYGTAKGLDTAKRQIISQATTGVPGAPQSSGYFGDRLTTGDLDDDGYTDLIVGAHGRTLGSSGDSGALTVLWGGASGLKTATDITSPLPENRNELGWSVATGDFDGDGDTDLAAANLAFPELNVFKGPISRTGKATGLVGIDTYGQTGINTDKIVAGDVTGDGTTDLLVMGQQEIKNGYRTRSVLYKGSASGLKAGGKVAGGYDAVIADVNKDGRGDIVTGNFMEKSTDEPNGGLGGAITVTYGSATGLSTRTPVRINQDTAGVPGTATRNDRFGWSLSAGDVNRDGYTDIAVGVPQKSVGSAKHAGAVVVLRGSKSGLTGSGAKSFSQNTSGVPGAAESYDYFGAAVRLTDSNLDGFAELAAGAYGENSSDGAVWLLKSGSSGITGTGAKSFNGKTLGGPSGDAYFGDVLGG is encoded by the coding sequence TTGCGTACTCGCTCCTTCCTCCTGGCCGCCGGCCTCACCACCGGCCTCCTCACCGCGCTCCCGGGCACCGCCTCGGCAGCCCCAGCCCCCTCCGGCCTCTCCGGCGACTTCAACGGCGACGGCTACCGCGACCTCGCGATCGCCGCGTCCATCGCCAAGGTCTCCGGCAAGACGGGGGCCGGTTACGTCGCGGTCGTCTACGGCACCGCGAAGGGCCTCGACACGGCCAAGCGCCAGATCATCAGCCAGGCCACGACCGGCGTGCCCGGCGCCCCGCAGTCGTCCGGCTACTTCGGCGACCGCCTGACCACGGGCGACCTCGACGACGACGGCTACACGGACCTGATCGTGGGAGCACACGGCCGGACGCTCGGCTCGTCCGGCGACTCCGGCGCCCTCACCGTCCTGTGGGGCGGCGCGAGCGGTCTCAAGACAGCGACCGACATCACCTCGCCGCTGCCCGAGAACCGCAACGAGCTGGGCTGGTCCGTGGCCACCGGTGACTTCGACGGCGACGGCGACACCGACCTGGCCGCCGCCAACCTCGCGTTCCCCGAGCTGAACGTCTTCAAGGGCCCGATCTCCCGCACCGGCAAGGCCACGGGGCTCGTCGGCATCGACACGTACGGGCAGACCGGCATCAACACCGACAAGATCGTCGCGGGAGACGTCACCGGCGACGGTACGACGGATCTCCTGGTCATGGGCCAGCAGGAGATCAAGAACGGCTACCGCACCCGCAGCGTCCTCTACAAGGGCTCCGCCTCCGGCCTCAAGGCGGGCGGCAAGGTCGCCGGCGGCTACGACGCCGTCATCGCCGATGTGAACAAGGACGGCCGGGGCGACATCGTCACCGGCAACTTCATGGAGAAGTCGACCGACGAGCCGAACGGCGGCCTCGGCGGCGCGATCACGGTCACGTACGGCAGCGCCACGGGCCTCAGCACCCGTACCCCGGTCCGTATCAACCAGGACACCGCGGGCGTGCCCGGCACCGCGACGAGGAACGACAGGTTCGGCTGGAGCCTGTCCGCAGGCGACGTCAACCGCGACGGGTACACCGACATCGCGGTCGGCGTCCCCCAGAAGAGCGTGGGCTCGGCGAAGCACGCCGGTGCCGTCGTCGTCCTGCGGGGTTCGAAGTCCGGCCTCACCGGCAGCGGCGCCAAGTCCTTCTCCCAGAACACCTCGGGAGTCCCCGGCGCCGCGGAGTCGTACGACTACTTCGGAGCGGCGGTCCGTCTCACCGACAGCAACCTCGACGGTTTCGCGGAACTGGCCGCGGGCGCCTACGGCGAGAACTCCAGCGACGGTGCCGTCTGGCTGCTGAAGTCCGGCTCCTCCGGCATCACGGGCACCGGCGCGAAGTCCTTCAACGGCAAGACCCTGGGCGGGCCTTCGGGCGACGCGTACTTCGGGGACGTACTCGGGGGCTGA
- a CDS encoding FG-GAP-like repeat-containing protein, producing the protein MRTRSFLLAAGLLASGLTPLALATPAGAAVAKYTDDYNGDGYRDLAVGAPGTDVGSASSAGAVVVLYGSKSGASAANRSVITQNTSGVAGSAERQDHFGASLASADFNKDGYADLAVGATGEGVGVDTYVGQVTILWGGKKGLTSGTALPQPSTIAAEHSYSQGLAAADFNGDGSPDLTVTGEWQTRIYNGPFKKTTGNAASASYVGTVGATRDVGAGDITGDKAAERLYPYPTTSHPGGQVRYHTYNGKKTVVVDMPKAEGNRRVTVGDINGDGYGDLVLANPGDPAMQDGAGHLGGQVEIWYGGKGGPDLTQTPTVINQDTPGVPGKGEESDFFGGSLSIGDINGDKYADIAVGAQYEGLNGKRWVGTVTVLYGSAAGLTTKRAATYSQDTAGVPGTAETQDGFGSAVRLIDLDKNGRAELVVSAPGENARGALLVLKGTASGLTTKGAKSITAANVGLKETANSFGVQLAQ; encoded by the coding sequence ATGCGCACTCGTTCCTTCCTCCTGGCCGCAGGCCTCCTCGCCTCCGGTCTGACACCGCTCGCCCTGGCCACGCCCGCCGGCGCGGCGGTCGCCAAGTACACGGACGACTACAACGGCGACGGCTACCGCGACCTCGCGGTGGGCGCGCCGGGCACCGATGTCGGCAGCGCGTCGTCGGCCGGCGCGGTGGTCGTGCTCTACGGCTCGAAGTCGGGCGCCTCGGCCGCCAACCGGAGCGTGATCACGCAGAACACGAGCGGAGTCGCCGGTTCGGCCGAGAGACAGGACCATTTCGGCGCCAGCCTCGCCTCCGCCGACTTCAACAAGGACGGCTACGCGGACCTCGCGGTCGGTGCGACCGGCGAGGGCGTCGGCGTCGATACGTACGTGGGCCAGGTCACCATCCTGTGGGGCGGCAAGAAGGGTCTGACCAGCGGCACCGCGCTGCCACAGCCGTCCACGATCGCCGCTGAGCACTCGTACAGCCAGGGCCTCGCGGCGGCCGACTTCAACGGCGACGGCTCGCCCGACCTCACGGTCACCGGCGAGTGGCAGACCCGGATCTACAACGGTCCGTTCAAGAAGACCACCGGCAACGCGGCGAGCGCGAGCTACGTCGGCACCGTCGGCGCCACGCGCGACGTCGGCGCGGGCGACATCACCGGGGACAAGGCCGCCGAGCGCCTCTACCCGTACCCGACGACCTCCCACCCCGGCGGCCAGGTCAGGTACCACACGTACAACGGCAAGAAGACCGTCGTGGTCGACATGCCGAAGGCCGAGGGCAACCGCCGCGTCACCGTCGGCGACATCAACGGCGACGGTTACGGCGACCTCGTCCTCGCCAACCCCGGGGACCCGGCGATGCAGGACGGCGCAGGCCACCTGGGCGGCCAGGTGGAGATCTGGTACGGCGGCAAGGGCGGCCCCGACCTCACCCAGACCCCGACGGTCATCAACCAGGACACCCCCGGCGTCCCGGGCAAGGGCGAGGAGAGCGACTTCTTCGGCGGCTCGCTCTCCATCGGCGACATCAACGGCGACAAGTACGCCGACATCGCGGTCGGCGCGCAGTACGAGGGCCTGAACGGCAAGCGGTGGGTCGGCACGGTCACCGTCCTGTACGGCTCGGCCGCCGGTCTGACCACCAAACGCGCCGCGACCTACAGCCAGGACACCGCGGGCGTCCCCGGCACCGCCGAGACCCAGGACGGCTTCGGCAGCGCCGTCCGTCTGATCGACCTCGACAAGAACGGCAGGGCCGAACTGGTCGTCTCCGCCCCCGGCGAGAACGCCAGGGGCGCGCTCCTCGTCCTCAAGGGCACGGCCTCCGGCCTGACCACGAAGGGCGCGAAGAGCATCACGGCGGCGAACGTCGGGCTCAAGGAGACCGCGAACAGCTTCGGCGTGCAGCTCGCCCAGTAG